A genomic segment from Diceros bicornis minor isolate mBicDic1 chromosome 5, mDicBic1.mat.cur, whole genome shotgun sequence encodes:
- the RNASE10 gene encoding inactive ribonuclease-like protein 10, with amino-acid sequence MKLTLVQIFFMMLLLLLGLGLGLGLGLQMAAAVLEDSNQPLNDFWSSDSQEKTETTKKGEGTQTAEALLLSNKGVVQPGWPEDTILGEDEVGGNKMLRAEALFQSNKDYLRLDLTARECNALMAHKVKGHNHPCITQYTFIHENLDTVKAVCNSPVVACDLKGAKCHKSSRPFDLTLCKLSKPDQVTPHCNYLTFIFEKFVIISCSDMKLQVT; translated from the coding sequence ATGAAGCTGACTCTGGTGCAGATCTTCTTCATGATGTTGCTGCTGTTGCTGGGCCTGGGGTTGGGCCTGGGGTTGGGGCTTCAGATGGCCGCAGCAGTCCTGGAGGATAGCAATCAACCACTGAATGACTTTTGGTCCAGTGACTCACAGGAGAAGACCGAGACCACTAAGAAGGGAGAGGGCACCCAAACCGCAGAAGCCCTGCTGCTTAGCAACAAAGGAGTGGTGCAACCTGGGTGGCCAGAAGATACCATCCTTGGTGAAGATGAAGTTGGAGGAAACAAGATGCTCAGAGCTGAGGCTCTCTTTCAGAGCAACAAAGACTATCTTAGGCTTGACCTGACAGCCAGGGAATGCAATGCCCTAATGGCACATAAAGTGAAGGGGCACAACCACCCATGCATAACCCAGTACACATTCATCCATGAGAATCTAGATACAGTCAAAGCTGTCTGTAATAGTCCCGTTGTTGCCTGTGACCTCAAGGGAGCCAAATGTCACAAAAGCTCCCGTCCTTTTGATCTGACACTCTGCAAGTTATCCAAACCAGACCAAGTCACTCCTCATTGCAATTACCtaactttcatttttgaaaagttcGTTATTATATCCTGTAGTGACATGAAGCTCCAGGTAACATGA